The following proteins come from a genomic window of Mycolicibacterium rufum:
- a CDS encoding bifunctional 3-(3-hydroxy-phenyl)propionate/3-hydroxycinnamic acid hydroxylase, whose amino-acid sequence MTGGHDVDVVIVGAGPSGLTLANILGLQGVRTLVAEERDTLIDYPRGVGLDDEALRTFQSIGLVDRVLPHTVPNQILRFFDGKRRLLAEMAPPDARFGWPKRNGFVQPMVDAELFAGLHRFDHVDVQFGRTMATCIEDDDGVTVEFGEGPPVRARYVVGCDGGRSATRRLMGVSFDGTTSPTRWLVVDLANDPLGHPNSEVGADPRRPYVSISIAHGIRRFEFLIHPHETDEQADDPAFVTQMLAERVPYPEQVDMIRHRVYTHHSRIASSFRRGRLMLAGDAAHLMPVWQGQGYNSGIRDAANLGWKLAAVVTGQAEDALLDTYDVERRRHARAMIDLSTMVGRVISPTNSRVAALRDRVIHAASAVPTLKRYVLEMRFKPMPRYTEGAVHHAGAPSVNSPTGTLFIQPRVDTRDGRDLLLDDVLGSGFAVLCWSNDLRAVLGDAAFARWKALGANFIEVRPMTQLHWTGHDDEAVTVVGDRSGALKCWFDATSESVLFLRPDRCIAAACIAQRAPEVSQALFGALHLTTEGGSRPHVETRGVRAVAQPVAEPSGTVAGTA is encoded by the coding sequence ATGACCGGCGGCCACGACGTGGACGTCGTCATCGTCGGAGCGGGGCCGTCCGGGCTCACGCTCGCCAACATCCTGGGCCTGCAGGGAGTTCGCACGCTCGTCGCCGAGGAGCGCGACACCCTCATCGACTACCCCCGCGGCGTCGGTCTGGACGACGAGGCATTGCGCACCTTCCAGTCGATCGGTCTGGTCGACCGCGTCCTGCCGCACACCGTGCCCAACCAGATCCTGCGGTTCTTCGACGGCAAGCGCCGCCTGCTCGCCGAGATGGCCCCTCCGGACGCGCGATTCGGGTGGCCCAAGCGCAACGGCTTCGTCCAGCCGATGGTCGACGCCGAATTGTTCGCCGGACTGCACCGTTTCGACCACGTCGACGTGCAGTTCGGGCGCACGATGGCGACCTGTATCGAGGACGACGACGGCGTCACGGTCGAGTTCGGCGAGGGCCCCCCGGTACGCGCGCGCTACGTCGTGGGGTGCGACGGCGGGCGCAGCGCGACCCGGCGGCTCATGGGTGTCTCGTTCGACGGCACCACCTCCCCGACCCGGTGGCTGGTCGTCGATCTCGCCAACGATCCGCTGGGCCACCCGAACAGCGAGGTCGGCGCCGACCCGCGCCGACCCTATGTCTCGATCTCGATCGCCCACGGCATCCGCCGGTTCGAGTTCCTCATCCATCCGCACGAGACCGACGAACAGGCCGACGACCCGGCCTTCGTCACGCAGATGCTCGCCGAACGCGTCCCGTATCCCGAGCAGGTCGACATGATCCGCCACCGCGTCTACACCCACCATTCGCGCATCGCGTCCTCGTTCCGCCGGGGTCGGCTGATGCTCGCCGGCGACGCCGCCCACCTGATGCCGGTGTGGCAGGGCCAGGGTTACAACAGCGGCATCCGCGACGCCGCCAACCTCGGCTGGAAGCTCGCCGCCGTCGTCACCGGCCAGGCCGAGGACGCACTGCTGGACACCTACGACGTCGAACGCCGCAGGCACGCGCGGGCGATGATCGACCTGTCCACCATGGTCGGCAGGGTCATCTCGCCCACCAACAGCCGGGTCGCCGCCCTGCGGGACAGGGTGATTCACGCGGCGTCGGCGGTGCCTACGCTCAAGCGCTACGTGCTCGAGATGCGGTTCAAACCGATGCCGCGCTACACCGAGGGAGCCGTGCACCATGCGGGGGCGCCATCGGTGAACTCGCCGACGGGCACGCTGTTCATCCAACCGCGCGTCGACACCCGGGACGGCCGGGACCTGCTTCTCGACGATGTGCTCGGATCCGGCTTCGCGGTGCTGTGCTGGAGCAACGATCTGCGCGCCGTGCTGGGGGACGCCGCCTTCGCGCGATGGAAGGCGTTGGGCGCGAACTTCATCGAGGTCCGGCCGATGACACAACTGCACTGGACCGGCCACGACGACGAGGCGGTGACGGTCGTCGGCGACCGATCGGGCGCGCTCAAGTGCTGGTTCGACGCGACGTCGGAGTCGGTGCTGTTCCTGCGCCCCGACCGATGCATCGCCGCCGCCTGCATCGCCCAGCGCGCACCGGAGGTGTCGCAGGCGCTGTTCGGCGCGCTCCACCTGACCACGGAAGGAGGATCCCGTCCACATGTCGAGACTCGCGGTGTGCGCGCTGTCGCACAGCCCGTTGCTGAACCTTCCGGGACCGTCGCAGGAACTGCGTGA
- a CDS encoding 3-carboxyethylcatechol 2,3-dioxygenase, with translation MSHSPLLNLPGPSQELRDDIGSAIDAARDFVAAFDPDLVVTFSPDHYNGFFYRAMPPFCIGTAAEGVGDYGTYAGPLDVPADLATACAAAVLDADVDVALSAAMHVDHGTVQPLQELFGDATAKPVIPVFVNSVATPLGPMRRVRALGAAVGRYLATLGARVLIIGSGGLSHDPPVPTLATAPPAALDRIIHGAPMTSEQRQARQSAVMEAARQFAAGEGPLAPLNPAWDHAFLDLLDTNRLADVDGWDNGWIAAQAGNSAHEVRTWVAAFAALATQGPYTTGHRFYRAAPELIAGFAIRTAITA, from the coding sequence CTGTCGCACAGCCCGTTGCTGAACCTTCCGGGACCGTCGCAGGAACTGCGTGACGACATCGGGTCGGCGATCGACGCAGCGCGGGACTTCGTCGCGGCCTTCGATCCCGACCTCGTCGTGACGTTCTCACCCGACCACTACAACGGGTTCTTCTACCGGGCGATGCCGCCGTTCTGCATCGGCACCGCTGCCGAGGGCGTCGGCGACTACGGCACGTACGCGGGCCCGCTCGACGTGCCTGCGGATCTCGCCACCGCCTGTGCCGCAGCGGTTCTGGACGCCGACGTGGACGTGGCGCTATCCGCGGCGATGCACGTCGACCACGGGACGGTACAGCCGCTGCAGGAACTCTTCGGCGATGCGACCGCCAAGCCCGTCATCCCGGTGTTCGTCAACTCGGTGGCAACGCCGCTGGGACCGATGCGACGGGTGCGCGCGCTGGGCGCGGCCGTCGGCCGCTACCTCGCCACGCTCGGCGCGCGCGTGCTGATCATCGGCTCGGGCGGGCTGTCGCACGATCCGCCCGTCCCGACGCTGGCCACCGCACCGCCCGCGGCGCTGGACCGCATCATCCACGGCGCGCCGATGACCTCCGAACAGCGGCAGGCCCGCCAGAGCGCAGTCATGGAGGCCGCCCGTCAGTTCGCCGCGGGGGAGGGTCCGCTCGCACCGCTGAACCCCGCGTGGGACCACGCGTTCCTCGATCTGCTGGACACGAACCGACTCGCCGACGTCGACGGGTGGGACAACGGCTGGATCGCCGCGCAAGCGGGCAATTCGGCCCATGAGGTGAGGACGTGGGTGGCGGCCTTCGCCGCGCTGGCGACCCAGGGCCCGTACACGACCGGGCACCGGTTCTACCGGGCGGCTCCGGAATTGATCGCCGGCTTCGCGATCCGGACGGCGATCACCGCATGA